The DNA segment AGCCGTGTGATTGTCTTCATGCGCACGAAACGAGGAGCAAGCCGCCTCGCCGAGCAACTAGAAAAAGTAGGTATTCGGACGGAAGCCATACATGGCAATAAGACCCAAAGTGCTCGCCAGAGCGCTCTCAAAAATTTTCGAAATGGTCGTGCCAGAGTCCTCGTTGCCACCGATGTTGCAGCACGAGGCATCGACATCTCGGGTGTGAGCCATGTCGTTAACTATGAACTACCCAACATCCCTGAGAGCTATGTCCACCGTGTTGGGAGAACCGCCCGAGCTGGAGCCGAGGGCGTCGCATTCTCTTTCTGCGACGCCTCCGAGCGGAGTTTCCTACGCAATATTGAGCGGATAACGAAACACCCCATAACCGTCGTCGAAGATCACCCCCACAAGAGCACTTCAGTTTCCAAGGGACACGATTCATCAAGGCGGCCCTCTCCTTCTGGGCGTCCGGCGTCCAAACGCCGGGATGCGTCAGGGCCTTCTCGACCTAGTCGACGTCGCTCCGCATCGGGTGGAAACACACCCAAGCAGCAGACTGCCCCAGGCGGGTCGACTGCAAATGGGTCAAATTCCAAATATCAGGGAATATCCAAGGAACGCTCTACATCTAATGAGGCCGCGCCCAACGCACCTAAAACGCGCCGAAAACGCCGGCCTCGGAGCCGTGTTTCTGCGGCATAACTAGCTCATAGACCCATTTTTTGCCGAGACAAATGCCATTGACAATTTATCGTTTTGAACGGGGTAATTTCGTATACGGAAGAAAAAATGCGTGGCGATGGACACACAGGTGCTTCATGTTGGGAAAACACCTGTATCTCGTTGAAATATAGTCGTATATTTAATTTGAAATAAACTGAAAAAAAATGAGTATATTCATTATTTACTTGCACCAATTTAAATGCTCGGGTAGAGTTAGGTGGTCTTTCCACGTTCAGTGCGGGAAGGGCTTGTTTGGTCATGCAGATAGAATGAGGTTCCCTTCCTGAAAGAAGCTCCATTCATCAGCATAATCCTTTTAATCTCCAGTCAAGGGGAAAAAGATGGCGTCAGGTACGGTGAAGTGGTTTAACGATTCAAAAGGTTTCGGTTTTATTACTCCAGAGGATGGGGGCGATGATCTGTTTGTTCACTTCTCTGCCATCGCCGGGGAGGGTTTCAAGACCTTGAGCGAAGGTGACTCTGTTACGTATGAAGCTGGACAAGGACCTAAGGGACCTCAGGCTCAGAATGTGGTAAAAGCTGGATAAATCACTAAAAAGAGCTTCGTAGAAATGGCGGCCGAAACCGGTCGCCATTTTTTTATCTCAATTTATCAATTTACTTATGATGCGGAAATAAGAACCCCGCCCGAAACAATAATAATCGCGGCAAATAATATTCGAATGGTTACCTTCTCGATGTCTTTCAAAAAGAAAACACTGAGAAACACCACCCAAAGCGGCGTTACTCTACTCAGAGGAAGAGTAATCGTAAT comes from the Nitrospinaceae bacterium genome and includes:
- a CDS encoding cold-shock protein, translating into MASGTVKWFNDSKGFGFITPEDGGDDLFVHFSAIAGEGFKTLSEGDSVTYEAGQGPKGPQAQNVVKAG